The Rhizoctonia solani chromosome 14, complete sequence genome has a segment encoding these proteins:
- a CDS encoding ICE-like protease (caspase) p20 domain protein yields MASNKDSERNSKDEQPGGPSASSSAGATSGGEERDSQVTFQLDNGTTAVETTSNHTSKLHALIIGINDYPNLSKLKGAVADADAFAEFLQSDLKVPAQQIVNLRDNAATRQAIIDSIMQLWSNPHINYGDPILIYYAGHGGARRATEQWKNEKECSSEPILCIPTGQSLAAERAFNQKGDNITVIFDSCHSASGGPGQAKEIRRGQADIPWDIDSDIIDPKLGIVPPPKKDDKRHTNLPLCADQTSHVHLAACGSEEKAYEEDGRGVFTVALLKSIRAHGVDKLTYHNLVKSLPSFSRQVIQSPHCYGKHKDRVLFDSSVPSRKHILIPVKLDADSDDILLEAGAASGVTTKSVWEIYDSISAEVPLGRFQAEPPRVWTTVLRPTVADGDKLCREHMDKTVSGGDTGARAYARQVRTGVVDELRVYFTPAAKQRIFPPDESNQTTSYSVGSGLHDVGYVAHPAEDSADLVVDLNPEFDRVLFRLCDRHAESYKVATLEKWVRVERTAVEEVLFAAAKWKWHLQRKNTDSGDTTDLVTMEMVTMGERQGRERKVLVEDQRKSINEDGIVEFDVRKQDLYGIKLTSQVEQPLHIRMFYFDTTDFSISDMFGHAVGKDAMVGAKGTFTIGDNAKGGAPLQFTLNPDEKLDLGYMKVFWSTKPLEIHGIGQRPVFNRKSRQWSRLRGCGHDLDDDIEWGTAFLTLVQHSADAKN; encoded by the exons ATGGCTTCAAACAAAGACTCAGAGAG AAACTCCAAGGACGAGCAACCAGGAGGGCCATCAGCCTCGTCCTCTGCTGGCGCAACTTCCGGAGGAGAAGAACGTGATAGCCAAGTCACTTTTCAGCTGGATAACGGAACTACTGCAGTTGAAAC aacaagtaaTCATACATCCAAACTTCACGCACTTATCATCGGTATCAACGATTATCCCAACCTTTCCAAGCTCAAAGGGGCAGTGGCAGATGCTGATGCATTTGCGGAATTCCTGCAGTCCGATCTCAAGGTCCCAGCACAGCAAATCGTTAATCTCCGCGATAACGCCGCGACTCGACAGGCCATTATAGATTCCATCATGCAACTTTGGAGCAACCCACACATAAACTACGGGGACCCGATTTTGATATATTATGCTGGCCATGGTGGTGCAAGGAGAGCAACAGAACAGTGGAAGAACGAAAAGG AATGTTCCTCGGAGCCGATTCTGTGCATCCCGACCGGACAATCGCTGGCTGCTGAACGAGCTTTCAATCAGAAAGGAGACAACATC ACTGTGATCTTCGACTCGTGCCATTCTGCATCCG GGGGTCCTGGACAGGCGAAAGAGATCCGCCGAGGTCAAGCAGATATTCCTTGGGACATCGACAGCGATATCATCGATCCCAAGCTCGGCATAGTCCCACCACCCAAGAAGGACGACAAGCGCCATACTAATCTCCCATTGTGTGCTGACCAGACATCGCATGTGCACCTCGCAGCTTGCGGTTCGGAAGAAAAGGCTTATGAAGAAGATGGAAGAGGTGTGTTTACCGTGGCGCTACTGAAGAGTATACGAGCACATGGGGTGGACAAGCTCACGTACCACAATCTGGTAAAATCGCTGCCGAGCTTTTCCAGGCAAGTCAT TCAATCGCCCCATTGCTACGGCAAGCACAAAGACCGTGTACTGTTCGACTCGAGTGTTCCGTCGCGCAAGCACATTCTCATACCTGTGAAGCTTGATGCGGACAGTGACGATATACTACTAGAAGCTGGTGCCGCCTCTGGCGTTACCACAAAATCTGTATGGGAGATATACGACTCGATCTCGGCAGAAGTGCCTCTCGGTAGATTCCAGGCAGAGCCCCCTCGAGTGTGGACCACTGTACTACGACCCACAGTGGCAGACGGTGACAAGTTATGTCGAGAGCACATGGATAAAACCGTATCCGGAGGCGATACTGGGGCTCGTGCATATGCCAGGCAAGTCAGGACCGGGGTGGTAGATGAGCTTCGAGTCTACTTTACTCCTGCAGCCAAGCAGCGTATCTTTCCTCCCGACGAAAGCAATCAGACAACGTCCTACTCGGTTGGATCTGGGTTGCATGATGTGGGATATGTGGCTCACCCGGCAGAGGACAGCGCGGACCTAGTTGTCGACCTCAACCCCGAGTTTGATCGGGTGTTGTTCCGACTGTGCGACCGCCATGCTGAGAGCTATAAGGTTGCGACGCTCGAGAAGTGGGTACGTGTAGAGAGGACGGCTGTCGAGGAGGTACTATTTGCGGCAGCcaagtggaagtggcaccTGCAACGCAAGAACACGGATTCCGGCGACACAACCGACCTGGTGACAATGGAAATGGTCACTATGGGCGAACGCCAAGGCAGAGAGAGAAAGGTACTTGTGGAGGACCAACGAAAGAGTATCAACGAAGATGGAATAGTTGAATTCGACGTGAGAAAACAAGACCTGTATGGGATCAAGCTGACTAGTCAAGTCGAGCAACCCCTGCATATTCGAATGTTCTACTTCGACACCACCGATTTCTCAATAT CCGATATGTTCGGACATGCGGTTGGTAAAGACGCAATGGTAGGCGCCAAAGGAACGTTTACAATAGGAGATAACGCCAAAGGTGGCGCCCCCCTGCAATTCACGCTTAACCCTGATGAAAAGCTGGATTTGGGGTATATGAAGGTGTTCTGGTCGACGAAGCCACTGGAGATACATGGCATTGGACAGAGGCCAGTGTTTAACAGGAAGTCACGCCAATGGAGTCGGTTAAGGGGGTGTGGACATGATTTAGATGATGACATAGAATGGGGGACGGCGTTCTTGACACTAGTACAGCACTCAGCAGACGCAAAGAATTGA
- a CDS encoding ICE-like protease (caspase) p20 domain protein gives MVEPLAIAETKELGLSFDSAILASNSTDIDNNNSFYALVIGINDYPNLDRLSGAIADADRVVKFLSTNLQVPLDHIINLRNEEASRAAIIQGFFKLRDDPRIVKGDPIFIYYAGHGGSWREKRNSGAANEVQVIFPYDYGDQEMESDRLINCIPDQTIATLLNSLSEEKGNNITVVFDSCHSASGSRDGSGVFPSMQPRCARFYMIYHAILMTTYSGQLLLVEENRVRWNPYFALIKDLMLQLRLYARQLNAGTGNELKVWFSPQAARMLFHDSDRETSQISMPSKHEVAPESLEVAFSICDSIAQAHGVSKLEQRKPAQRRNVESVLFAAAKWNWHLRRINEQHIKEGRHSVIEMGMYKVGQSIRANRRELFQDPESVQLHTMKQLSNKRSVPLYVSMFFFDATDFSIVHLFGHSASNGQGDPELPADGELFIGDAVDGGSPLKFTIPLTKKVEVGHLKSFGPLTHSNWITFLNHRPLIPGRAGG, from the exons ATGGTAGAGCCCCTTGCAATCGCAGAAACCAAAGAACTTGGATTGTCATTCGATAGTGCCATTTTGGCAAGCAATTCTACAGACATCGATAACAACAACTCGTTTTACGCCCTAGTCATCGGCATCAATGATTATCCGAATCTCGATCGACTCTCAGGAGCCATTGCGGACGCAGATAGAGTGGTTAAATTCTTGTCTACCAATCTCCAAGTTCCTTTAGACCACATAATCAATCTTCGAAACGAGGAGGCATCTCGAGCTGCCATAATTCAGGGCTTCTTTAAACTCCGCGACGACCCACGTATCGTCAAAGGAGATCCCATATTCATATACTATGCTGGACATGGGGGATCATGGAGAGAAAAACGGAACAGTGGTGCGGCGAACGAAGTCCAGGTTATCTTTCCGTATGATTATGGTGACCAAGAAATGGAGTCTGACCGCCTCATCAACTGCATTCCCGATCAGACAATCGCCACATTACTTAACAGTCTTTCCGAAGAGAAGGGGAATAATATA ACAGTTGTGTTTGACTCGTGTCATTCTGCATCAGGAAGCAGAGACGGATCTGGAGTGTTTCCCTCCATGCAGCCGCGCTGTGCCCGCTTCTACATGATATACCATGCGATCTTGATGACGACATACTCGGGGCAGCTCCTGCTCGTCGAAGAAAATCGCGTTCGGTGGAACCCATACTTTGCACTGATCAAGGATCTCAT GCTTCAACTGCGTCTATATGCACGCCAGCTGAATGCTGGAACAGGCAACGAACTCAAAGTGTGGTTCTCGCCCCAGGCTGCAAGGATGCTTTTTCATGACAGTGATCGAGAGACCTCGCAAATTAGCATGCCTTCCAAGCACGAGGTCG CCCCAGAAAGTTTAGAAGTGGCGTTTTCGATATGTGATTCAATAGCCCAAGCACATGGTGTCTCAAAACTAGAGCAACGGAAACCCGCTCAAAGACGTAACGTCGAGTCGGTGCTATTTGCCGCCGCGAAATGGAACTGGCATCTCCGGCGTATCAATGAACAGCACATCAAGGAAGGCCGTCATTCAGTAATAGAAATGGGAATGTACAAAGTTGGCCAGAGCATTAGAGCTAACCGCCGGGAATTGTTCCAAGATCCCGAGTCTGTGCAGTTACATACGATGAAACAG TTATCCAACAAAAGGAGCGTTCCACTCTATGTCAGTATGTTCTTCTTTGATGCAACAGACTTCTCCATTG TGCACCTTTTTGGACATAGCGCGTCGAACGGCCAGGGTGATCCGGAGCTTCCTGCCGATGGAGAACTCTTTATTGGCGACGCTGTTGACGGTGGCTCTCCGCTCAAGTTCACTATTCCCCTTACAAAGAAGGTTGAAGTAGGGCACTTGAAGTCTTTTGGTCCACTGACCCACTCGAACTGGATCACGTTCCTCAACCATCGGCCTTTGATTCCAGGTCGAGCCGGGGGGTAA
- a CDS encoding ICE-like protease (caspase) p20 domain protein produces MNNPVWGDISHLHEPDAQQMEMFLVSDLKVPKDHIISLYDRYASRKAIMNAFMMLQKDPRIHEGDPILIFFAGHGGLAEAEPKWRQKYGSSKIQVIFPYDYGLPVSNSNSSVDCIPDVTIAELLNQLAAAKGNNILYSIRVTPLQEHVMIWNDLV; encoded by the exons ATGAATAATCCGGTGTGGGGGGACATCAGCCACCTTCACGAAC CTGATGCCCAGCAGATGGAGATGTTCCTTGTTTCTGATCTCAAGGTCCCCAAAGATCATATCATCTCTCTCTATGATCGATATGCATCTCGAAAAGCGATTATGAACGCATTTATGATGCTTCAGAAAGATCCACGGATCCACGAGGGAGATCCGATACTCATTTTCTTTGCCGGTCACGGGGGTCTAGCTGAAGCGGAACCGAAATGGAGGCAAAAGTATGGGTCCAGCAAGATTCAGGTCATATTTCCCTACGACTATGGCCTCCCTGTTAGCAATTCCAACAGCTCTGTGGATTGTATTCCAGACGTAACTATTGCTGAGTTACTAAACCAATTAGCCGCTGCGAAAGGCAACAACATT TTATATTCGATTCGTGTCACTCCGCTTCAGGAACACGTGATGATCTGGAACGACCTGGTCTAA